Below is a window of Halomicrobium mukohataei DSM 12286 DNA.
GCTGCTCGGCCTTCTCGACGCGAGAGAGCCGGTCCTCGGTCACTTCCAGTCCCGTGGGGATCCGGGAGGAGAGACAGGCCATCGAGGGCTTGTCGGCAACGGACAGGTCGTACTCGCGAGCGATCTCGCGGACCTCCTCTTTGGTGATGTCGTGTTCCAGCAGCGGCGAGTAGGCGTTCAACTCCTCGACGGCCCGGAGGCCGGGACGGTGCCCCTCGCCGGGGTCCGAGGCGTTGGTGCCGTCACAGACCACGTCGATGCCCAGCCGGCGGGCCTCGTCGTACATCGCCGAGAGGCGCATCGAACGGCAGTGATAACACCGTTCGTCGTCGTTGGCGACGAACGCCTCGCTGTCGAGTTCGCTGAACTCGACGATCTCGTGGCGGATGCCGATCTCGTCGGCGACGCGGTTGGCGTCGACAAGCTCGGCTTCGGGGAGCGTCTCGCTCTTTGCGGTACAGGCGACGGCGTCGTCGCCCAGCGCGTCGTGGGCGAGTGCGGCGACGACGCTGGAG
It encodes the following:
- the larE gene encoding ATP-dependent sacrificial sulfur transferase LarE, with amino-acid sequence MTAVETKLDAARADLADREGVLIAFSGGVDSSVVAALAHDALGDDAVACTAKSETLPEAELVDANRVADEIGIRHEIVEFSELDSEAFVANDDERCYHCRSMRLSAMYDEARRLGIDVVCDGTNASDPGEGHRPGLRAVEELNAYSPLLEHDITKEEVREIAREYDLSVADKPSMACLSSRIPTGLEVTEDRLSRVEKAEQLLRTWGFEQFRVRDHDGLARIEVGEDELDVALDPDFVRAARDHVADLGFDHVTLDLHGYQTGSVSPDDDPEDDAVVEDVFSTEYPTGE